From Cydia strobilella chromosome 3, ilCydStro3.1, whole genome shotgun sequence:
AGCGGATCGATAATGGAATCTAACTTCAACGGGTCACTGGGCGCACTTTAACATATGTCATCactaatattgtttaaaataacattcacCGTCATAAACTCCATTTCACTGCGGACATGCGGCGAAAGGAATGTTTCATTGGGGGCCGACCAGGCTgcaagttttaataatatgaaaggAAAACACTTTTAACTTAAGAAACCGTAATTTTAATAACTtaagttataaatatttatattcatcAGGTCAGCTCGATATCTGTAATCCAGTGTAAATACAGAAATACAAAACCGTCAAAGATGACACATAACATTTAGACGGAACGTGAAGGTCCGCTGCGAACgacatttaacatttttttacaagcGACAGCTCGCTGCGGGGCGGGGAGTCCGGCCCGCGCGGCGTTCTCGAATGTTACTCGTTTTCTTATAAAACACCGATGAGAACATTGGATGTGGGGAGGGGATGAGACATTAGTTGTCGCCGCCCTCGGCGGGCTCGTCGCCGTCGCCCTGCGTGTCCGACGTCCACAGCGTCAGGTTGTCTCGCAACAGCTGCATGATCAGCGTCGAGTCCTTGTACGAGTCTTCGTTCAGTGTGTCCAGTTCCGCGATCGCATCAtcgaacgcctgcaacaccaggaGCATTACTTTTCGCCCACTCCCGCATAGCACTCGACAATTTAACAAAGTGTACATCATACTGTATTTGAATGGGTTAATTTGAAAACGACCAAAGTGAATATGAATTGTGACTTCGGTTGTTTTTGAATTATCCAATTCAAATGTCTAAAATAgtctaaattaaacaaaaacactGTTACTGGCTGGATCGAGAATTAAGAGGTTAATCGCATTTTACATGTCCATCATCATGCTCAAGATTATTAGTTGGCGTCCAtacaattgattttttttttggaaggAAATCCATGCAGATATGAGATTTGTTTTTTCGCGATGTTAGTAAGGAGTTATTGCGACCGACGCGGGCGCGGGCACGGGCACACTGCAAACCAATGTGTTCAGTGTCAGAAACCTGTTTAGCTAAGTGGCACGCTCGGGCAGGGGAGTTGATAATCTCGTAATAAAAGACGGAAAAGTTGAGCGCGAGCCCGAGCCGGATGGGGTGGGTCGGTTGCATTTTGGCTTTCGCAATGTCGAACGCCTCCTGGTAGGCCTTCTGCGAGTCTTCCACGACAGCTGAGGACAAGCGAGCATGTTATACGAAACCTCTACACTCGTGCCAGCCAGCACAGCCTATGCTTAAACTGACACAAATAATGACCTGTTTGGCGAGCTGACACGCTTTGTCTGGTGAATTTAATATCTCATAATAGAAGACGGAGAAATTTAACGCGAGGCCCAGCCTGATTGGGTGTGTGGGCTGCATTTTCGCCTTGCTGATCTCGAAAGCATCCTGGTATGCTTTCTGTGAGTCCTCTACAACAGCTGTAATATAAATTTCAGTTTACTAGAGAACCTAGGAACTCAAGTTAAAGCCCAATAATAGGAGATttcatgataaatatttattgttactgTTCACTGTCAatgtcttaataaaataaaaaattaatagaatttttttttatgtttaaattttatatttgggGAATCATGTAAGAGGAAaatttaatcgtatttttatatgaaaacttaCAATTTCTGGTTTCTCCTGTGGCCACTTCTGCGAGGTACCTGTAGTAATCTCCCTTCATTTTAAGGTAAAATACTTTACTTTCTGGATTACTAGCTTTAGGAATAAGGTGCTTGTCGAGTAaaccctgaaaaaaaaaaaaacaattacgaaTTAAAAACTGGTTGGAAACTACCCATTGACTAATTAATACATTTCAATAGCTCAAAGAAGTCAACCCTGAgatttaacattattgaaattaTTCATGTTTCACAAATTgcaaaaattcaaatatttttaattaataattattttataatgtgctataattaattagttattaACATggtaaaataacattaatatgCGCATAGTATCTAGACAGGGCAACGAACGAAAACGAGATAGGAGCGCGCGCAGTGACGCGGCGCACTACGTCACCACCCGCCTCCCCCCTCGGAAAAGCCGCACCGCGccccggcgcccggcgcgcTATAACGCCCATGATCCGCCGAAACGTACCGATCGGAGGAAATGACCACGACACGGCAACTTGTCGCTTGCATCACCCCTCGAATTGGCGACGCGCATGACGTCACCCGCGTAGGCGACCCCGCTCGAGCTAATCCTACTCGATTTCGGTACGAATTCCGTAACTGCCGCTACTT
This genomic window contains:
- the LOC134755947 gene encoding 14-3-3 protein zeta isoform X1, whose translation is MSVDKEELVQRAKLAEQAERYDDMAAAMKEVTETGVELSNEERNLLSVAYKNVVGARRSSWRVISSIEQKTEGSERKQQMAKEYRVKVEKELREICYDVLGLLDKHLIPKASNPESKVFYLKMKGDYYRYLAEVATGETRNSVVEDSQKAYQDAFEISKAKMQPTHPIRLGLALNFSVFYYEILNSPDKACQLAKQAFDDAIAELDTLNEDSYKDSTLIMQLLRDNLTLWTSDTQGDGDEPAEGGDN
- the LOC134755947 gene encoding 14-3-3 protein zeta isoform X2; protein product: MSVDKEELVQRAKLAEQAERYDDMAAAMKEVTETGVELSNEERNLLSVAYKNVVGARRSSWRVISSIEQKTEGSERKQQMAKEYRVKVEKELREICYDVLGLLDKHLIPKASNPESKVFYLKMKGDYYRYLAEVATGETRNSVVEDSQKAYQEAFDIAKAKMQPTHPIRLGLALNFSVFYYEIINSPARACHLAKQAFDDAIAELDTLNEDSYKDSTLIMQLLRDNLTLWTSDTQGDGDEPAEGGDN